In Halopseudomonas nanhaiensis, a single window of DNA contains:
- a CDS encoding glutamine synthetase family protein — MYRAAVEELDAFITTHPNITTFQLLLCDSGGILRGKHLRREEMRALYEHGRALPSSLMGLTLRGEDVEETGLVWDVGDADGIAFPVTGSLRPVPWLTDTAQVQVMLDSERGGYGRHADPRALLMDVIAGLQRDGLHPVMAGELEFYLLEEDDSGRVLPARLSNGRRPQDPGVYGIDELEGAMPFLEALYAACEVQGIPARTAISEYGCGQLEITLEHRSCALQAMDETLLYKRLVKAVAAQQGLIACFMAKPFAGMVGNGFHLHISLADEAGNNLFASEAPEGTPLLRQSIAGLQTSLADSMALFCPNANSYRRFQSHSYAPVAPTWGVNNRTVAFRVPLGPASSRHVEHRICGADANPYLAAAAVLAGMHRGIRERMDPGPAVDGNGYAQQREPMSLEWHSALERLERSAWARNMLGTRFLDIFLAVKRAEYRQFMGEVGQQDYDWYLHRA, encoded by the coding sequence ATGTACCGCGCTGCTGTGGAAGAGCTGGATGCGTTCATCACCACCCACCCGAACATAACGACATTCCAGTTGCTGCTTTGCGATAGCGGCGGCATTTTGCGCGGCAAGCACCTGCGGCGCGAGGAAATGCGCGCTTTGTACGAGCACGGCCGAGCGCTGCCGAGTTCGCTGATGGGGTTGACCCTGCGCGGAGAGGATGTCGAGGAGACCGGCCTGGTCTGGGACGTCGGCGATGCAGACGGCATTGCGTTCCCGGTCACCGGAAGTCTACGTCCTGTGCCCTGGCTTACCGATACCGCGCAGGTTCAGGTCATGCTGGACAGCGAGCGGGGCGGGTATGGGCGGCATGCCGATCCGCGCGCCCTGCTCATGGACGTGATCGCCGGGTTGCAGCGTGACGGGCTGCACCCGGTGATGGCGGGTGAGCTCGAATTCTACCTGCTCGAGGAAGACGACAGCGGCCGGGTCCTCCCGGCGCGTCTGAGCAACGGTCGGCGGCCCCAGGACCCCGGCGTATACGGCATCGACGAGCTGGAAGGTGCGATGCCCTTCCTGGAGGCCCTGTACGCCGCATGCGAAGTACAGGGCATACCCGCACGTACGGCGATTTCAGAATACGGCTGCGGTCAGCTGGAGATCACGCTGGAGCACCGTAGCTGCGCACTGCAGGCAATGGACGAAACCCTCCTCTACAAGCGCCTGGTCAAGGCCGTGGCGGCGCAGCAGGGTCTGATTGCGTGCTTCATGGCCAAACCCTTCGCCGGAATGGTTGGCAACGGTTTCCACCTGCACATCAGTCTGGCCGACGAAGCGGGCAACAATCTGTTCGCCAGCGAAGCGCCGGAGGGTACCCCGCTCCTGCGCCAATCGATCGCCGGGCTACAGACCAGCCTCGCCGACAGCATGGCGCTGTTCTGCCCCAACGCCAACTCCTACCGGCGCTTCCAGAGCCACAGTTACGCCCCTGTGGCGCCGACATGGGGCGTGAACAATCGAACGGTGGCGTTTCGTGTTCCCCTCGGCCCTGCTTCCAGCCGACATGTTGAGCATCGTATCTGCGGTGCCGACGCCAACCCCTATCTGGCTGCCGCCGCCGTGCTCGCCGGGATGCACCGTGGCATTCGCGAGCGGATGGATCCCGGCCCGGCTGTGGACGGCAACGGTTACGCGCAACAGCGCGAGCCAATGAGTCTGGAGTGGCACTCCGCGCTGGAACGGCTGGAGCGGTCAGCCTGGGCGCGCAACATGCTCGGCACACGCTTTCTGGACATCTTCTTGGCGGTCAAGCGCGCCGAATATCGGCAGTTCATGGGCGAGGTGGGCCAGCAGGATTACGATTGGTACCTGCATCGCGCCTGA
- a CDS encoding DUF3301 domain-containing protein: protein MIDLGHVALMLLGGLIVAWLWRGLGARDRALAMVRQHCDRSDLQLLDESIALTNLRVGRNQRSRLGVVRRYGFEFTVTGERRYPGWIELHGQRLLRIELAPHPFPGAPGEPPVDAPSNVHYLR, encoded by the coding sequence ATGATTGATCTCGGACACGTCGCGCTTATGTTGCTGGGAGGCCTGATCGTCGCCTGGCTCTGGCGCGGCCTGGGTGCGAGAGACCGGGCGCTTGCCATGGTCCGCCAGCACTGCGATCGCAGCGATCTGCAGCTGCTCGACGAAAGCATCGCGTTGACCAACCTGCGCGTCGGCCGCAACCAACGCTCGCGCCTCGGGGTCGTTCGACGATACGGCTTCGAGTTCACCGTCACCGGTGAGCGCCGCTACCCCGGTTGGATCGAGTTGCACGGGCAACGGTTGCTGAGAATCGAGCTCGCCCCTCATCCCTTCCCGGGTGCACCGGGCGAACCACCGGTCGACGCGCCGAGCAATGTCCACTACCTGCGTTAG
- a CDS encoding CobW family GTP-binding protein — protein sequence MPEPKTLSQIPTHLIAGPLGAGKTSLLTALLAQRPPAEHWAILVNEFGQVGVDAALLGTTGHPDVTISEIPGGCLCCVNGVPFQVGLGRLLRRSRPDRLFIETSGLGHPAALVRQLAEPPWRNVLHLHPLVMVLDAASLAAGGTLAGHQSDALHVAGMLLMNKAETLDSAARASLAQRLPRIELMWCSHGQIPFDTLPLAALHELADTPETGELPDGPQPPPRLWRSTDDWLRREQQTQSEFSVGWQMHPSIRFDRHALHGWLLQANWIRAKAVVHTASGWLAVNGLPGSELTWSVVGPRGDNRLELIMTASIDVAVLEDGLRRTVVGS from the coding sequence TTGCCTGAGCCGAAAACCCTCTCCCAGATACCGACCCACCTCATTGCCGGTCCGCTCGGGGCGGGAAAGACCAGCCTGCTCACCGCCCTGCTCGCCCAGCGGCCGCCCGCAGAGCACTGGGCAATCCTGGTCAACGAGTTCGGCCAAGTCGGTGTGGATGCCGCCCTGCTGGGCACGACCGGCCACCCGGACGTCACCATCAGCGAAATACCCGGCGGCTGCTTGTGCTGCGTCAACGGCGTGCCGTTTCAAGTCGGCCTTGGGAGGTTGCTCAGACGGTCCCGACCCGACCGGCTGTTTATCGAGACGTCAGGCCTGGGCCACCCTGCCGCGCTTGTCCGACAGCTCGCAGAGCCGCCCTGGCGGAATGTACTGCACCTGCATCCTCTGGTGATGGTGCTCGACGCGGCCTCTCTGGCTGCCGGTGGCACGCTTGCTGGACACCAGTCCGACGCACTGCATGTGGCCGGTATGCTGCTCATGAACAAGGCCGAAACGCTGGACTCGGCAGCGCGAGCGTCCCTTGCACAGCGTCTGCCCCGGATCGAGCTGATGTGGTGTTCACACGGGCAGATCCCCTTCGACACGCTTCCTCTGGCTGCGCTTCACGAGCTCGCCGATACACCCGAGACCGGCGAGCTGCCCGATGGACCTCAGCCCCCGCCGCGCCTATGGCGTTCCACCGATGACTGGCTTCGCCGCGAACAGCAGACGCAATCGGAATTCAGTGTGGGCTGGCAGATGCATCCGTCGATACGCTTTGATCGGCATGCACTTCATGGATGGTTGCTGCAAGCGAACTGGATACGCGCCAAGGCCGTGGTGCATACGGCATCGGGGTGGCTCGCGGTCAATGGACTCCCGGGCTCCGAATTGACCTGGTCGGTGGTGGGCCCGCGTGGGGATAATCGCCTTGAGCTGATCATGACCGCGAGCATTGATGTCGCGGTCCTGGAGGATGGCTTGCGGCGCACCGTAGTAGGCAGCTAA